Proteins co-encoded in one Flavivirga eckloniae genomic window:
- a CDS encoding alpha-amylase family glycosyl hydrolase yields MKKIIHSLFILTSFVLNAQVTINPSAFEINESITITVDLSSTDTNCNGLSTPTKVYMHSGIGDNSNAFGFSTIGNWGVDDGIGEMTNNNDGTWSITITPETYYGLNATQAANATQIGMVFRNADGSQELKANNCQDFIFPVGIVIINIVEPAHTPVVLESGESLTIKSNLTYQGNLEPGNFKYYLNNNLETSGNGFTTYQGTINNITSNGSIRIEGSPLSAPDIGEVSFDVVVVPTVIQEAIPNGLVEGINYNTTDPTKATLVLNAPGKDFVQLAGSFNNYAPTDAYFMKKDPTSDKFWLELTGLTANQIYTYQYWVYDKNPIANSPALVKTADPYSTLVLSPFDDPSIPSSTYPNLPTYPTGQEREVTVLQTNQTPYNWQVTNFTKPKKEDLIIYEVLIRDFDADRNFQDIIDKIDYFKNLNINAIELMPVMEFEGNESWGYNTAFHMALDKFYGTEDKFKELIDVCHQNGIAVILDIALNHAFGRNPMVRLWMNDADADGWGEPSSENPYFNQTPKHSYNVGSDFDHSNSLTNVYTKRVVKHWIEEFKIDGFRWDLTKGFTQNCSSSDESCTNSYQADRVAILKEYADYSWSLDETHYVIFEHLGADNEEQEWANYRIGDVVPKGVMMWSEMWTPYKNLAQGQSNDINFDRMGHTAHGFTEKRSLGYPESHDKDRIMYEMIAFGVNTTPSHNVRDLNTALKRMSALGAVTIPIPGPKMLWHFADLGMENSIWMCSNGTINSDYDGNNDGDCKLDTKPQPQWVNNWLANGNRNKIYNDWARLNDLKINEAVFEGNYNISSGTQTPRISIYTGNENTNGSELKNVIIIANFSVTNQNVNPSFPYSGIWYDLMDNSGSTTIDGSTSSINLSPGEFRIYGNKGSTLSVNRFEESNDLKLLPNPVKNTFSINQNIEALHIYNITGKLIKSYKGSFYKGQSFDISNLSPSLYLVKAIHESGKQHTLKVVKL; encoded by the coding sequence ATGAAAAAAATTATACATTCTTTATTCATACTTACATCTTTTGTTTTAAACGCTCAGGTAACTATTAATCCAAGTGCTTTTGAAATTAATGAATCCATCACGATTACTGTAGATTTAAGTAGTACCGATACAAATTGCAACGGTTTAAGTACCCCCACTAAAGTTTACATGCACTCTGGAATAGGAGATAATTCAAATGCTTTTGGTTTTAGTACTATAGGTAATTGGGGCGTAGATGATGGTATTGGAGAAATGACCAACAATAATGATGGCACATGGAGTATTACTATTACTCCAGAAACGTATTACGGATTAAATGCTACTCAAGCAGCTAACGCAACTCAAATAGGCATGGTTTTTAGAAATGCTGATGGTTCACAAGAGTTAAAAGCAAACAACTGTCAAGATTTTATTTTTCCAGTTGGTATTGTTATAATAAATATAGTAGAACCAGCACATACTCCTGTTGTATTAGAATCTGGCGAAAGTTTAACAATTAAATCCAATTTAACGTATCAAGGCAACTTAGAGCCAGGCAACTTTAAATACTATTTAAACAATAATTTAGAAACCAGTGGTAATGGATTCACTACCTATCAAGGAACAATAAACAATATAACATCCAATGGGAGCATAAGAATAGAAGGCTCTCCTTTATCTGCACCAGATATAGGAGAAGTTTCTTTTGATGTTGTTGTTGTTCCAACCGTTATTCAAGAAGCAATTCCAAACGGATTGGTAGAAGGCATAAACTACAATACTACAGATCCTACCAAAGCAACACTAGTACTTAATGCTCCTGGAAAAGACTTTGTACAACTAGCTGGTAGTTTTAATAATTATGCTCCTACTGATGCTTATTTTATGAAAAAGGATCCGACTTCTGACAAATTTTGGTTAGAATTAACCGGACTAACTGCCAATCAAATTTATACGTATCAATATTGGGTTTATGATAAAAATCCTATTGCAAATTCCCCTGCTTTAGTTAAAACTGCAGATCCATATTCTACATTGGTACTATCCCCCTTCGATGATCCTTCTATTCCGTCAAGCACCTATCCAAACTTACCAACATATCCAACAGGTCAAGAACGCGAAGTTACCGTATTACAAACCAACCAAACACCATACAACTGGCAGGTCACTAACTTTACGAAACCTAAAAAAGAGGATCTTATTATTTATGAAGTACTTATTCGGGATTTTGACGCCGATAGAAACTTTCAGGACATTATTGATAAAATCGATTATTTTAAAAACTTAAACATTAATGCCATCGAATTAATGCCTGTTATGGAATTCGAGGGTAACGAAAGTTGGGGCTACAATACGGCTTTCCATATGGCTTTAGACAAGTTTTATGGTACCGAAGATAAGTTTAAGGAGCTTATTGATGTTTGCCACCAAAACGGTATTGCAGTTATTCTGGATATTGCTTTAAACCACGCTTTTGGCAGAAACCCGATGGTGCGTTTATGGATGAACGATGCTGATGCTGATGGCTGGGGAGAACCCAGTTCTGAAAATCCATATTTTAACCAAACTCCAAAACATTCCTATAATGTTGGATCGGATTTCGATCATTCTAATTCTCTTACTAATGTATACACAAAACGTGTTGTTAAACATTGGATTGAAGAATTTAAAATTGATGGATTCCGTTGGGATCTCACTAAAGGATTTACACAAAACTGCTCGTCTAGCGATGAAAGTTGTACCAATAGTTATCAAGCAGATCGCGTAGCTATTTTAAAAGAATATGCCGATTATTCCTGGAGTTTAGACGAAACCCATTATGTTATTTTTGAGCATTTGGGAGCCGATAATGAAGAACAGGAATGGGCTAATTACAGAATTGGTGATGTTGTTCCGAAAGGCGTCATGATGTGGAGCGAAATGTGGACACCTTATAAGAATTTAGCCCAAGGACAATCGAACGATATAAATTTTGATCGCATGGGACATACGGCTCACGGTTTTACTGAAAAGAGAAGTCTTGGGTATCCCGAAAGTCATGACAAGGACAGAATTATGTATGAGATGATCGCTTTTGGAGTTAACACAACCCCATCCCACAACGTAAGGGATTTAAATACTGCTTTAAAAAGAATGTCTGCACTAGGTGCGGTAACCATTCCTATACCGGGACCTAAAATGTTATGGCATTTTGCCGACCTGGGTATGGAAAACTCCATATGGATGTGCTCCAATGGTACTATAAACTCCGATTACGATGGCAATAACGATGGTGATTGCAAACTAGACACCAAACCTCAACCCCAATGGGTAAACAATTGGCTAGCCAATGGCAACAGAAACAAAATTTATAATGATTGGGCTAGATTAAACGATCTTAAAATCAACGAAGCCGTTTTTGAAGGTAACTATAATATAAGTTCTGGTACACAAACACCTAGAATAAGTATTTATACGGGTAATGAAAACACCAATGGTTCTGAGCTTAAAAACGTTATTATAATCGCCAACTTTTCCGTTACCAATCAAAATGTAAACCCGAGTTTCCCTTATTCTGGAATTTGGTATGATTTAATGGATAATTCTGGTAGCACAACTATTGACGGTAGTACAAGCTCCATCAATTTATCACCAGGTGAGTTTAGAATTTATGGTAATAAAGGTTCAACACTATCTGTAAACAGATTTGAAGAAAGCAATGATTTAAAACTACTTCCTAATCCTGTGAAGAACACGTTTTCGATCAATCAAAATATTGAAGCATTACATATTTATAATATTACCGGAAAGCTTATAAAATCGTACAAAGGTTCGTTTTACAAAGGTCAGTCTTTCGATATATCTAATTTATCACCAAGTCTTTATTTAGTAAAAGCAATACATGAATCTGGAAAGCAGCATACTTTAAAAGTAGTGAAGTTGTAA
- a CDS encoding SusE domain-containing protein, translated as MKNIKILTLLIIALIGFNSCNDDDELVFTASEAEGLVFNTTFLNNYVLNSSLNSNLAERFTWSNADFDVPTEVSYSLEAATMADFSDYIDDDNNEDYAKYNLGTTTNNELPVTIKQMLDLAALAGLDNDPDSDEPNIGQLYFRIKAFIGQGSLESYSAIQTLNIELQEIVNTGGPIPNCPSIWVVGAGAVDAGWGWDTPVEFLCFDDVYITNINLVNDAFRFFLTEGDWGSGQNYPYYVSEGYTIDPDLVDAMDGDNNFSFTGTPGKYLMTVDTVNKTITLDIPQAEESNCDSVWVVGAGAEDAGWGWDTPVEFTCTDGYYGASINLVNDAFRFFLTEGDWGSGQNYPFYSGDGYTIHPDLVDAMDGDNNFSFTGTPGNYYLSVDTVNKIIDLR; from the coding sequence ATGAAAAATATAAAAATTCTAACACTATTAATAATAGCTCTTATAGGATTCAATTCGTGTAACGATGATGACGAATTGGTGTTTACCGCTAGTGAAGCAGAAGGTTTGGTTTTTAATACTACTTTCTTGAACAACTACGTATTAAATTCTAGTTTGAATAGTAATTTGGCCGAACGTTTTACTTGGAGTAATGCCGATTTTGATGTTCCAACCGAAGTTAGTTATAGTTTGGAAGCCGCTACAATGGCAGACTTTAGCGATTATATAGATGATGATAACAATGAGGATTATGCAAAATATAATTTAGGAACCACAACCAATAACGAACTTCCTGTTACTATAAAACAAATGCTTGATTTAGCTGCCCTAGCCGGATTGGATAACGATCCTGATTCTGATGAGCCTAATATCGGACAGTTATATTTTAGAATTAAGGCATTTATTGGCCAAGGAAGTTTAGAATCTTATTCCGCTATTCAGACTTTAAATATAGAATTGCAAGAAATTGTTAATACTGGCGGTCCTATACCTAACTGTCCTTCAATTTGGGTCGTTGGTGCTGGAGCTGTTGATGCTGGATGGGGCTGGGATACTCCTGTAGAATTCCTTTGCTTTGATGATGTTTATATAACAAATATTAATTTAGTTAATGACGCATTTCGTTTCTTCTTAACAGAAGGTGATTGGGGTTCAGGGCAAAACTACCCATATTATGTTTCAGAAGGTTACACCATTGATCCTGATTTAGTCGATGCCATGGATGGCGATAATAACTTTAGTTTTACTGGTACACCGGGTAAATATTTAATGACTGTAGATACCGTAAACAAAACCATTACATTAGATATTCCACAAGCAGAAGAGTCTAATTGTGATTCTGTATGGGTTGTAGGTGCTGGAGCCGAAGATGCCGGATGGGGCTGGGATACTCCTGTAGAATTTACTTGTACAGATGGTTATTACGGCGCAAGCATTAATCTGGTTAATGACGCATTTCGTTTCTTCCTAACTGAAGGCGATTGGGGTTCTGGTCAAAATTATCCTTTCTATTCAGGTGATGGTTATACCATACATCCTGATTTAGTTGATGCCATGGATGGCGATAATAATTTTAGTTTTACTGGTACACCTGGAAACTATTACTTATCAGTAGACACTGTAAACAAGATTATCGATTTGAGGTAA
- a CDS encoding RagB/SusD family nutrient uptake outer membrane protein, with translation MKNIILNILLGLTLMCNFSCTSDLETSPLVELSLEELLSQDPNAVEGIVSRLYASFALSGVEGPDKSDISDNAGESPFLRGIVNLQDFTADGMKNRWGDDGLDQLTTTSDWDENNKFFRYLFNRIYFTIPQCNNLLAVIGNIDVENKESVIAEVRFLRALAYYYLIDTFGKGVLATEENFGNSSPLPESSRAELFAFTETELIEVEADLPATNSYGRASKAAGQMLLAKLYMNADVYVGTSRYDDALVMINKVINDGGYSLAQDFVSNFSGDNHTSTEIIFPLIADANDSQSYGNTTYIVNGSLSTETMTPADFGATDGWTGHRASKGWYGLFGDLGTSTDVRASLFWTTGHNYEMDDYREWTDGYPSTKFRNSNFNSGSTATAFSSTDFPLFRLADAYLMYAECVLRGASGGDANTALQYVNNVRTRSNADTITQTQLTLDFIIDERGRELNLEGHRRSDLIRFGMFTGGSYVWPWKGNSASGASIPDTYKLFPIPLAALQANPNLTQNPGF, from the coding sequence ATGAAAAATATAATATTAAATATTTTACTGGGTCTTACGCTTATGTGCAATTTTAGTTGTACTTCAGACTTAGAAACAAGCCCACTGGTAGAGTTGTCCCTCGAAGAATTATTATCTCAGGACCCAAATGCTGTTGAAGGTATCGTATCCAGACTTTATGCGTCTTTTGCGCTGTCTGGTGTTGAAGGTCCAGACAAATCAGACATTAGCGATAATGCAGGAGAGTCACCTTTCTTAAGAGGTATTGTTAACCTTCAAGATTTCACCGCAGACGGTATGAAAAACCGATGGGGAGACGACGGATTAGATCAATTAACAACAACTTCAGATTGGGATGAGAACAATAAATTCTTTAGATATCTATTTAACAGAATATACTTCACAATTCCACAATGTAATAATTTGCTTGCTGTAATTGGCAATATAGATGTTGAAAACAAAGAGTCGGTAATTGCAGAAGTAAGATTCTTAAGAGCTTTAGCCTATTACTATTTAATAGATACTTTTGGAAAAGGTGTTTTGGCTACCGAAGAAAACTTTGGAAACTCCTCGCCATTACCAGAATCATCCAGAGCAGAACTATTTGCTTTTACAGAAACAGAGCTTATTGAGGTAGAAGCCGATTTGCCAGCAACGAATTCTTATGGAAGAGCTTCAAAAGCTGCCGGGCAGATGCTATTGGCCAAGCTATATATGAATGCAGATGTTTACGTAGGCACATCCAGATACGACGATGCTTTAGTTATGATTAATAAAGTTATTAATGACGGTGGTTACAGCCTGGCTCAAGACTTTGTTAGTAATTTTTCTGGAGATAATCATACCTCAACAGAGATTATCTTTCCTTTAATTGCAGATGCCAATGATAGCCAAAGTTATGGTAATACAACTTATATCGTAAATGGTAGCTTAAGTACCGAAACTATGACTCCTGCCGATTTTGGAGCAACAGATGGTTGGACAGGTCATAGAGCATCCAAAGGCTGGTATGGCTTATTTGGCGACCTAGGCACATCGACAGATGTTAGGGCCAGTTTATTTTGGACTACTGGCCATAATTATGAAATGGATGATTATAGGGAATGGACAGATGGGTATCCGTCTACTAAATTTAGAAACTCCAACTTTAATAGCGGCTCTACTGCAACTGCTTTTTCCAGCACCGATTTTCCTTTGTTCAGATTGGCAGATGCTTATTTAATGTATGCAGAATGTGTACTAAGAGGAGCTTCGGGTGGCGATGCAAATACGGCCTTACAATACGTTAACAACGTAAGAACACGTTCTAACGCCGACACGATTACGCAAACCCAATTAACATTAGATTTTATTATTGATGAACGAGGAAGAGAATTAAACCTTGAAGGACATAGAAGAAGCGACTTGATTCGTTTTGGAATGTTTACTGGTGGCAGCTATGTCTGGCCATGGAAAGGAAATTCGGCTTCGGGCGCATCAATACCAGATACTTACAAACTATTCCCCATACCATTAGCTGCACTACAAGCAAACCCGAATTTAACCCAAAATCCGGGATTCTAA
- a CDS encoding SusC/RagA family TonB-linked outer membrane protein, producing the protein MKTTTKRLLFFMLILPVFLFGQNAIKGTVTEQSNSIPLPGVNVVIKGTTNGTTTDFDGNFQIKANNGDIIVFSYIGYQTVEITFSGQSTLNVQLSEDTDQLDEIVIIGYGSVKKEDLTGSVDVVSSKEFNKGTVVSADQLLNGKAPGVRITTAGGAPDAKPNIRIRGGASLSANSNPLIVIDGIAVDNSNPAGVNNPLTLVNPNDIESFSILKDASATAIYGSRASNGVIIITTKKGTSGDVKFNFSSNISTSKVSDKIDLFDGNEFVDFITTTYPQETNQLGVPAGSVSTNEAVVQNINGRDIYNSDWQDAIFRTSMSQDYNFSARANLFKKIPFRASVGYNETEGVLKTNDYKRTTASLKLTPKFFEDHLKVDVNVKSIFVDKNNIDNDGALGGAVNFDPTKPIFDSNSPFGGFYTNLNDQQNIDGSSNPVALLLQRRRPEKVDKVLGNVEFDYKMHFLPELRAVLNLGLEASKAEIEETFSDNALATYRLDNTNSDPNSNIYNYVFNPGVNFRENQHITNTTMEAYLAYRKEFDDYFINNFDIQAGYGYQNFKNDGNKEEYRYNTDTGIRELTPNPANPNNRYFNELNLQSFFARSNINLYNKYLVTVSFRADGSSLFRKDKRWGYFPAAALAWKLKEEAFLKDLDFINDIKIRIGWGKTGQQDITGIAGFYPSTPLFRAGLSSSQYLPGAAIYNAEPFNNDLTWEKTTTYNAGIDFNFFKNSIISGSFDIFKRETNDLLVEAPVGPGQGLTNVFPQNIGETESEGFELNLNLNPIQNETINLSFNGNIAYSKTEVVNLNEVTDITAPDSGIPTGTGVNLARHVVGHEAYAAWVFKQIYDANGRPILDAFVDRNNDGIIDNDDRYNVPLRPNWTFGFGFNFNYKNWDLSSSFRGQLDGKMYNARRLSRGYTEAALPNNTQNLNNTLNFFSGAADPNFTNRRGNIPFSDYYLENAAFLRCENIVLGYTFNEILKNTRLKLYAAVNNAFLVTNYSGQDPENFDAIDDNFYPRPRVYSFGVNVDF; encoded by the coding sequence ATGAAAACGACGACTAAGCGATTATTGTTTTTTATGCTAATTCTACCTGTATTTTTATTTGGACAGAATGCTATAAAAGGAACAGTAACAGAACAATCTAATTCCATTCCCCTACCTGGTGTTAATGTTGTTATAAAAGGCACCACGAATGGAACTACTACAGATTTTGATGGAAACTTCCAGATTAAAGCCAATAATGGAGATATAATTGTATTCTCCTATATAGGCTATCAAACTGTAGAAATAACATTTTCAGGCCAATCTACATTAAATGTTCAACTGTCTGAAGATACAGACCAATTAGACGAAATAGTTATTATTGGATATGGTAGTGTTAAAAAAGAAGACTTAACGGGTTCTGTAGATGTAGTATCTTCTAAAGAGTTTAACAAAGGTACAGTAGTATCTGCAGACCAATTACTAAATGGTAAAGCTCCCGGTGTAAGAATCACAACTGCTGGTGGTGCACCAGATGCAAAACCAAACATTAGAATTAGAGGCGGGGCGTCTTTATCTGCCAATAGTAATCCGTTAATTGTTATTGACGGAATTGCAGTAGATAACTCCAACCCTGCTGGGGTAAACAATCCATTAACACTTGTAAATCCAAACGATATTGAAAGTTTCAGTATTTTAAAAGATGCATCGGCAACAGCTATTTACGGATCAAGAGCATCCAATGGTGTTATTATCATTACAACAAAAAAAGGAACCTCTGGTGATGTGAAATTTAATTTCTCTTCAAATATCTCTACAAGCAAAGTAAGCGATAAGATTGATTTATTTGATGGTAATGAATTTGTAGATTTTATTACAACAACTTACCCACAAGAAACCAATCAATTGGGAGTTCCAGCAGGTTCTGTAAGTACAAATGAAGCTGTTGTACAAAACATTAACGGAAGGGACATTTATAACTCAGACTGGCAAGATGCTATTTTTAGAACCAGTATGTCTCAAGATTATAATTTTAGTGCCAGAGCAAATCTTTTTAAAAAGATTCCATTTAGAGCCTCTGTTGGATATAATGAAACTGAGGGGGTTTTAAAAACTAATGATTATAAAAGAACCACAGCGTCATTAAAATTAACACCTAAGTTTTTTGAAGATCATCTAAAGGTCGATGTTAATGTAAAATCAATTTTTGTCGACAAAAACAATATTGATAATGATGGTGCTTTAGGCGGTGCTGTTAATTTTGATCCCACAAAACCCATTTTTGATAGCAATTCCCCTTTTGGTGGTTTTTACACCAATCTAAATGATCAACAAAACATAGACGGTTCCAGTAACCCTGTTGCTTTATTACTGCAACGCAGAAGGCCTGAGAAAGTTGATAAAGTTTTAGGGAATGTTGAATTTGACTATAAAATGCACTTTCTTCCAGAACTAAGAGCTGTTTTAAATTTAGGTTTAGAAGCATCGAAGGCAGAAATAGAGGAAACTTTCTCAGATAATGCCCTTGCCACCTATAGGCTGGACAATACAAATTCCGATCCTAATAGTAATATTTACAATTATGTATTTAACCCCGGAGTAAATTTTAGAGAAAATCAGCATATCACTAATACCACCATGGAAGCTTATCTGGCATACAGAAAAGAGTTTGATGATTATTTTATAAATAACTTTGATATTCAAGCGGGTTACGGTTACCAAAATTTTAAAAATGATGGTAATAAAGAAGAATACAGATATAACACAGATACTGGTATTCGTGAATTAACTCCAAATCCGGCGAACCCAAACAATAGATATTTTAATGAATTAAATCTGCAATCTTTCTTTGCGCGTTCCAATATTAACTTATACAACAAGTATTTGGTAACGGTATCGTTTAGAGCAGATGGATCTTCTTTATTCAGAAAAGATAAACGATGGGGTTATTTTCCTGCTGCAGCTTTAGCATGGAAGCTTAAAGAAGAAGCTTTCCTAAAAGATCTTGATTTTATAAACGACATAAAAATTAGAATTGGCTGGGGTAAAACAGGACAACAGGATATTACAGGAATTGCTGGGTTTTACCCTTCAACACCTCTATTTAGAGCAGGTTTAAGTTCCAGTCAGTACTTACCAGGTGCCGCTATTTATAATGCAGAACCTTTTAATAACGATTTAACTTGGGAGAAAACAACAACTTATAATGCCGGAATAGATTTTAACTTCTTCAAAAACAGCATCATATCCGGTTCATTCGATATTTTTAAAAGAGAAACTAACGATTTATTAGTTGAAGCCCCAGTAGGTCCGGGTCAAGGATTAACAAATGTATTTCCACAAAATATTGGGGAGACAGAAAGTGAAGGGTTCGAGCTAAACCTTAACCTTAACCCTATTCAAAACGAAACTATTAACCTTAGCTTTAATGGAAATATTGCCTATAGTAAAACAGAAGTAGTAAACCTTAACGAGGTTACAGATATAACTGCTCCAGACTCTGGTATACCAACTGGAACAGGTGTTAACTTAGCACGTCATGTTGTAGGTCATGAAGCCTATGCAGCCTGGGTATTTAAACAGATTTACGATGCTAACGGAAGACCTATTTTAGATGCTTTTGTAGATCGCAATAACGATGGAATTATAGACAATGACGATAGGTATAATGTACCATTAAGACCAAATTGGACATTCGGATTCGGATTCAATTTTAATTATAAAAACTGGGATCTAAGCTCAAGTTTTAGAGGTCAATTGGATGGGAAAATGTATAATGCCAGACGATTAAGCCGAGGATATACCGAAGCTGCCTTGCCAAATAATACTCAAAATTTAAACAATACCTTAAACTTCTTTTCAGGTGCTGCCGACCCTAATTTTACCAACAGAAGAGGAAACATTCCATTCTCTGATTATTACTTGGAAAATGCAGCCTTTTTAAGATGTGAAAACATTGTTTTAGGATATACTTTCAACGAAATTTTGAAGAACACAAGATTAAAGTTATACGCTGCGGTAAACAATGCATTTTTAGTTACAAATTATTCTGGTCAAGATCCAGAAAACTTTGATGCCATTGATGATAATTTTTATCCAAGACCAAGAGTCTACTCTTTTGGTGTAAACGTTGATTTTTAA
- a CDS encoding LacI family DNA-binding transcriptional regulator: MKRKITLKQIARELDVSISTVSKALSNSKEISEDTTQKIQAFAKLYNYKPNNIALSLKNRKTKTIGILIPEIVHHFFSTVIRGIELIANRRGYNVIVGLSNESFTKEIINMEMLATGSIDGFILSISKETLLKQDYHHFNATIDQGMPIVMFDRVVSEVECDKVIVDDFNGAVKAVKKLIDNGCKNIGLITTMDYVSVGRLRTQGYLEALQSNCVEANSNLILKIDDSLDVENHLEILENEMGQFFKMNGNIDGIFAVNELYAVTAMKVARKLGLSIPDDIQVIGFTDGVLSKHATPSLTTVSQHGQKMGEQAANLLIDRLEALDAEGDQYFTNNERKSDFIKMVIETEIIERESTK; the protein is encoded by the coding sequence ATGAAAAGGAAAATTACTTTAAAACAAATTGCCCGAGAATTAGATGTTTCAATTTCTACGGTTTCAAAAGCCCTTAGCAATAGCAAAGAAATTAGTGAAGATACTACTCAAAAAATTCAGGCATTTGCTAAACTTTATAACTACAAGCCTAATAATATTGCACTTAGTTTAAAAAACAGAAAAACTAAGACCATAGGTATATTAATCCCGGAAATTGTTCACCATTTCTTTTCAACTGTAATTCGAGGTATTGAACTTATAGCGAATAGAAGGGGGTATAATGTTATTGTGGGGTTGTCTAACGAGTCTTTTACCAAGGAGATTATTAATATGGAAATGCTTGCTACTGGTAGTATTGATGGGTTTATTCTTTCTATTTCCAAAGAGACGTTGCTTAAGCAGGATTACCATCATTTTAATGCAACTATAGATCAGGGAATGCCTATTGTTATGTTTGATAGGGTTGTAAGTGAAGTAGAGTGCGATAAGGTGATCGTTGATGATTTTAACGGAGCGGTTAAGGCAGTAAAAAAACTGATTGATAATGGTTGTAAAAATATAGGGCTTATTACTACTATGGACTATGTAAGCGTTGGAAGACTGAGAACCCAAGGGTATTTGGAAGCCTTGCAGAGTAATTGTGTAGAAGCAAATTCTAACCTAATTTTAAAGATTGATGATAGCCTGGATGTAGAAAACCATCTGGAGATTTTAGAAAATGAAATGGGACAGTTTTTTAAAATGAACGGTAACATCGATGGTATTTTTGCTGTAAATGAATTATACGCGGTAACGGCTATGAAAGTAGCCAGAAAGTTAGGATTAAGTATTCCTGACGATATTCAAGTTATAGGTTTTACAGACGGTGTGCTCTCAAAACATGCCACTCCCAGTTTAACAACCGTGAGCCAACACGGGCAAAAAATGGGCGAACAGGCGGCGAATTTATTAATCGATAGATTGGAGGCTTTAGATGCTGAAGGTGACCAGTATTTCACGAATAATGAGAGAAAGTCTGACTTTATAAAAATGGTTATAGAGACCGAAATTATTGAAAGAGAATCAACTAAATAA